The following nucleotide sequence is from Mesorhizobium sp. J8.
CGCGGTGTCGATCTCGCCCGGCGCGATCGCGTTGACGCGGATGCCGTGCGGGCCGAAGTCATGCGCCATCTCGCGCGTCAGCGAGCCGAGCGCCGCCTTGGACGTCGCATAGGCCGTGCCGGCGAACGGATGCACGCGCGTCCCGGCGATCGAGGTGACGTTGACGATCGAGCCCTTGGCGGCGGCCAATTCCTTGAACAGGCCCCTGGCCAGCATGATCGGCGCGAAGAAATTGACCTGGAAGACATCACGCCAGACATGCATCGGCGTGTCGATCGAATTCATCCGGCTGCCGTCCTTCAGCTTCGGCGAGATGCCGGCATTGTTGACCAGCGCGTGCAGCTGCCCGCCATGCGCTTCCAGCCGGTGGCGGATTTCCGAAATCGCGATGCCGACATCCTCCTGGTCGGCGAGGTCGACCTTAATGTGATCCTCGGGGCCGGCCGGCCATGGGCAGTCCTCGGCAAAGGCCTGGCGCGAACAGGTGATGACCCGCCAGCCCTCGCGCGAAAAGCGCTTCACCGTCGCATGGCCGATGCCTCGGCTGGCGCCGGTGAGCACGATGGTTTTTCTGCTGTCGGTCTCGGCCATGGTTCTGTCTCCGGCCGGACA
It contains:
- a CDS encoding SDR family NAD(P)-dependent oxidoreductase; translated protein: MAETDSRKTIVLTGASRGIGHATVKRFSREGWRVITCSRQAFAEDCPWPAGPEDHIKVDLADQEDVGIAISEIRHRLEAHGGQLHALVNNAGISPKLKDGSRMNSIDTPMHVWRDVFQVNFFAPIMLARGLFKELAAAKGSIVNVTSIAGTRVHPFAGTAYATSKAALGSLTREMAHDFGPHGIRVNAIAPGEIDTAILSPGTDRIVETIPLRRLGATSEVADIIYFLCSGQSSYVTGSEIHINGGQHV